ATGATTCTCCTTCGTACTCAATCTTATAAAGAGtaactttcattttaaaatagctGTACAAAAAGAAAGTGTAATTAGAATGCGTGAGATATTGATTAATTAGACATGCAATGTCAAACATGTCTCTTGCTTGATTGCTTTGTATATTAAGAGTgattttttctgttttcaatTAGTTCCCCATATGGTTTGGATTTCAGGTAACCGCAATCGGAAAGAAGAGTCCACTTTTCATAGTTCATGTATCAAACAGAATTATATACATCATTGAGTTATgatgtataatataatatttgtctGTTTTGCAATGATCCATCACAATGACTTGCAATTAGTTCTCAGCCTAAAGAATTGGGTATAAAAACATCAATGAATGCTAAGTtcatttgcgttttaaaataaacaaataaaattcgTAAATCCAAATCTTTACATTGAAGCACTGCAATTTATCTTTAGGATGGAAAACGTACTGACTTGGACTGAAGAGCACAGCAAATCCCAAATATGATTTAACAGACGCAAGAGCTGCTACACCATTTCTgtcatgaaaatttaataaataacaaaacaaCATGACAAATCATCCCAAACAAGTTCTGCTTCTTGCTCTGAAATGACGGCAGACTTATTTGCGCTTGCTATTGCTGGCTTGGACTACGAGAATGACATGAAAAATACTTGAACCTGTACTGAGTTACAGAAAACACTTGACACCAATCCACTCtccatcaaaaaaataaaaacaccaaTTAATACCAACTGCAGGAAGTACGTAACTCCCCTCATTGCTCCTCTTTCTCCTATAAAtgaaaaatggaaggaaaaaaataaaaaataaaagaacaaaatattaaatcttTGATGAATAAAAGCAAACTCTATTCAGGAAGAAGATTCAGAGGGTCTTTTTGTATCATCTTCCTCGGAAACTGAGGTACTCAGACTCTGTGGTACCTTACTTCCTAGAACATCCTTATTTTCTTGCGGCGGCATGGGCACGGGAAAGCTTTCCTTCATTACCGGTGGGCTTACAGATGGGGGAACCTCAGATGGTGAAGGAGGGGATGTAGGTGAGGGTGGGGAAATGGAGAGCATTTTGGATACTCCTGGGTAAACTTCTGTAACTTCTTCAATGCCTTCATCTATATAGACAACATCCTGCATGGTGAGTTGGTGGTATTCAACAATTTCCCTTAGGAAGCGGTTCTCACGAGCATATATTGAATTCTCATGGGCCAATCGTGCCTTCTCAGCCAAAAGTGTCTCCAATTGAAGGCGGATCTGAGATCAGAAATATGTTCATTAGGAACAGTTGACGGTGGACCTGAGATTCATTCTTCATGCTTCTTAGCCTAAATAATGTAACAACCTAATATAAGAATATCCATGATCAAGCTGAACTCTAAACATCTgaataaacaaatgaaacagATGCATATGCATTAATTATTCTTGTTGCTccaaaagcaaataaaaagtaaaattaccaAGTCATCATCTGCACGGTTGTCTCCCTTCTCGCGATTCTCTCGAAgtagtttattttcttcttcaagttgAGCACATCGTTCCTTTGCAAAAGCAAAATCTGCTTTAATCGTTTTCAGCTCCCGAAGAAGTAGTTTTGCTTTGGCAGCTGTTGCCATTGCAACCTGTAACCCACACAAAGGCCAATTATGCATTTCAAAGCTAAAATAGGTTCATAAAAACTGAAATGTGCAAATACATAACCGATAAAACTCAAATTCAACAGTCTGAATGAGATGCATACTCCATCACCAACCTTTGGATTGGCTAATCTGACATGCATAGTTAACAAAATCAATTGAGAGTTGCGATATCTCAAATCCTGAACTTAAATCAATGGAGTGTTCTCTTATGTGGGCATGAGTCACATAAGCATTCCATaaaacagtttttttatttttttattattattttaaatgctggttttataaatttaaattcatttgctGTAAACTTCTTTCACTTTGTATAAATGTAGGATGCAAGGGTTGGGGATTAACACTGTTTGGATCTCAGTGTAATCAATAAACCGAGGTATTCCTCCCCTGCCAAGTAAGTTGACATGAAATATAACTCTTATTGAATCTAATGAATTAGAACGTTCTCTATGTCCACAACTTGAACCAGTCATGCACAATTACATAGTTGCCACCTTACGTCGCGAGATGCCTTGAGTTGAGTTTCATGTTTGGTTTGGATCTGCAGTTGTGTTGTTTGCATGAGCCATGGACTATTCACATCAGGCGCCTGATTTGGTGCCTCAGAATTGTCTCCTCTTCGCTTAATTTGCAGCTTTCGGGTTTCTTGGATGATGTCTGCTGTCTTATTTTCCACTATCATACGACCTTCCTGgagaaacaaaaggaaattgTGAAGCAATAAATTTACATTtcaatacttaaaaaatatatgaaatatgaaGTATACTTgagtttcctctctctctctctctctctctctctctcataaagCTAGGAGCATAGCTACCTCTTCTACGATGCTCTAAACCACATCAAGGTCCAAGAAATCATGTGAGATTGGGACAAAAATGAGGATTTCATTTTAGCTTGATGACAGTTCTATTCATATTGAATTTTATAATCCCAGTCACATCAGttgatgtgacatattttaattagtttttcatTTAACTGGTTGACTTATGAGCCCACTTAAAATGTGCCAAATCAATTGGTGTAACTGGAGAGGAAACAAATCTAAGATGAAGAGTAGAATTgctcaatttttaattacaccTAATTAATACAATCAGTTAGAAAATATTCAGCTGGAAAAGGGAGCAATAACTAAACCATCATATATGTAATTTAAAGGGCGTGATGACAATATTTGATATAGATTTTAATCatgttacctataaaaaaaaaagattttaatcatgtaaaatgaaaacaagagAATAAGATTTAGAGATGAATACAGCGTCAAACTTGCCAAGAATTGATTTGGCATGACAAGGTAAGCAAAATAACataattgaagaaaacaaaCCGTTAACATGAAATGATTTAACAAATTTTACCTCAAATGCCTTTTCAAAAGTGTCACCAATGTGATTAAGGGAAGATGTGATTGCATCCAAACCCTTCCGTAATTTAGGATTGTCCATTTTTCTGAAGTTCTCAGGTGCTGGATTTGATTGCTGGAATTGATATCAGAAAGGACAgcttatatataaaatcagaCAATGGAACTCAGCAAGTGGAATGAAATGGCCAAAATGTAAGTAGTACTGGATTAGATAGAAACAACGGATTCCAGCTTCAAAACTAAGTGATCATATCTTTGCTAGCTGGTGTTCACGGCATGCAAGAAAAAGATGTTAATTTTGTATGCTACCTGGCCACCTGTTGAGGTATTATAGCCCGGCGCTCTCATTCGGTCAGGCACATTATCTTGCTGGGACATGATATCATCCTCCAGAATTGCTTTAGCTTTTCGAGCCAGAACACCCCAAAATCCAGATTTGGACTCACTTTTTGTTGATGCATCCCCATAGGCAGGAAAGCTCTGTATTTTCAGACATGACATCGCATCACATCCACAGAAAAATCTAAACAACAAAATTTGTATATCTTCACTAATCAAATTCAGTTCTCACAAATAATCAATGATTTGTTCTTATTGTTGAGGATTTGTGTGGCATGTGGTAAAGTATTTTGCTACAGCAAAGAAACAGAAGAAAGCGATCAACTTTTACATTTCTGATCAAAACTGGAAAACATCGGCAGAACTAACAATCTTTGACAAAGAACATGCCCTGTGTTGAAAatggaagcaagaaaatccaataaaaaaagaTCATAGCGGTTCCAATATCggaaaagatgaaaaaagacTAGATGACATTCCACATTGAACAAACAAACAGGATCTGCTTGTTGAAAAAACCTCGGAGACATTTAATAGTTTTGCGTTAccttaaaagagagagagggtaaAAAAAGATAACAAAAGTGAGatcataaaagagagagagagagagagagagaagaagaccTTGGAAGGATAGGGGTGATGAGCAGAGTCTGCGTAGGCGGAGGAGAGAGACGATTCTCGATGAGCAGCGGAGGCTCGAATAGCCTGAGCGGCAAGAGAAGAGGAGGATGAATCGGGTAAATTATGATCGTCGTCGGGCGGGTGATGAAACTCTTCCTTGAAGGTGGATGCTCTCGAAATGCCGTGCCTTCTCCGGTAAGCCATTTCGCTTTTGCTTTTCCTTTTGGTTGGTATGGAGTATTTGTCTTCCTCTTCCAAAACCAGCACCCATATAAAACATAAACGCCACCGTCACCGTCACCGCCACCGCCGCGatgacaagaaaaaagaaactagaAAGGAAGAAGGAGGAAGATTCTCCGGTCAGTCCGGCGGATCCCTTTTGGACTGAGAACGTGTTCCCTTCCCACGTCTTTGTTTAACAAACTCTTCCGTTCTTTAATCAAAAGcaatttggagagagagagagagaatgccgGTTAATCTATGTATGTAATATTCTAATTAAGGCGGGGTGGCCTTAACGTGTCGGGTGACAACGAAAAATATGTTGGGTTTGGTTGTGAATGGcccccccacccaaaaaaaaatcttttgagatataagattgaaattaattaatttattatatatgtgaaaTGAATTAATGCCTATAATTTAGTTGTTCCATTTTTGAATCAGTTCAAacaatttggtttggtttgtcatttgaaattttttattgtaaatttaaaatttttatctcatcattataatttttttaaatttttatataaaatataataaataatttaatttttattaatttttttaagttttaaaacaaatataatatttaaatattttattttaaaatttaaaattctcattttaaaattttttacttccaaaccgaacattatttttttagatttataatattttatcatttacataaaataaatttttaagaatattcTTTTAGAACAGATCTAAATATCTGGATATATAAATGAATGAAGAATAGAAACAGGTCTAATCTTCTGAAATGATTGCCTATCAAAAGaatgaaataattaatagaaaaaaaaaaaaaaaaaaaaaaagagttgttgaAAGTGGATCTATGTCTGTTGTGTACCTATAAAAGACTCGACTCAGGTGCTACGCGATCCTTTCAGCTGAAGAGCTACATCTGTATGAGCAGTGTCTGGCTGTTGATTCTCACAATGTCACCCAAGAGTATTTATTACAACTAAAACTAAAAGGGATAAAAAGATGATATTTCTCTTTTGTGAGAGCCAAGCAACTGTTACGTTTGTGAGAGCATTCATATTGCATTACTCGTtccaatctttaaaatttaattaatatataattttttaattaattacttaaaatttaaaatttatgttagatTGACTATTAtgctctatataataataaaatattattatttttatatttctttaattattttttatttttataatctttaataACATCCAACAATTATACATTCTAGATCTAAGCAACGTTACTGTTAATACTGCCAGTAAAAATCGAGCAGCCTCTTGCACATCCTCGCCTAGCTCCAACAACAACTATAGATCATATCACCATTCCAATAGAGGCCACGGACGTGTTCGTGGGCTCCACAACAACTCCACCAATGGAGCACCTCGTCCCATCTATCAAGTATGCGAAAAAGTGGGTCATATTGTTGCAAAATGCTACAATCGGTATGATCCCTTATACCAAAGATCCTAAACTTCGGGTGCTCCTGCTCGAGCCTACACTGCCTTGCATTCAAGAAACTTTGATCCTACTTGGTATCAAGACATAGGGGCAATCAACCACCTTATTCTAGAATTCAATAATCTCACACTCTAGTTAGAGGAGTACCATGGCACAGATCAGATTCAAGTCGACAATGGTCAATGTTTGAAAATGACTCATATTAGCTCAACTTCTCTAAAACCCTCTCGTTGTCCCCTCCACTTAAATAATCTTCTTCATGTTcctcaaataaacaaaaatcttatttccgtTAGTCAGTTTACTCGTGATAACaatgtttttcttgaatttcataCTAATTCCTTTTGTGTTAAGGATTGCCGCACATGGGACAATGCCTACTCAAAGGTCAGAGTAGGAATGGCCTTTATCCATGGCCCTCAAATGTGCCTTTCTTCTCACCTTTGGCTCTAGTTGGTGAACGCACATCCTTTGCTCGATGGCACTCATGTCTTTGACATCTTGCTCTTCACATTGTTCGTCAAGTTATCTCCAAATTTAATTTACCTCTTGAGTCAAATAAAATATCACCTGTGAATGATTCATGTCAACAAGCCAAAAGTCATCGTCTTCATTTTGATCTATTATTTCTAATGTCAATGCACCTTTAGAGCTTATTTTTATTGATGTATGGGGTCTTACCCCTTGTCTATCAAGCAATGGAAATAAATACTGTCTCTTTTGTTGATGCATACTCAAAATATACATGGCTATTTCCAATCAAAGCAAAATCTAAAGTAacaaatattttccaaaatttttaacTCCATGTTGAGTGTTATCATTCATGCAAAATCAAGTCAGTGCAAAGTGATTGGGGAGGTGAATATGGACCTTTACATAATCTCCTTCACTCCCAAGGAATTCACCACAGGCTCACTTGTCCTCACATTCATCATCAAAATGGTATTGTAGAGCGTAAACATCGCCATCTTGTCGAGACTGGCTTTGCTCTTTTTACCCATAGCCATGCTCCTTAGTCATATTGGGATGATGTCATGCAAACGACATGCTTCCCTATAAGCCGAATGcattcttcatcattatctggTCTCTCTCCATATCGACGTCTCTATAATTATGAACTAGACTACATACTTCTCTGCACCTTTGGTGCAACTTGTTGGAAATTCTTATGTCCctacaacaaataaaaatttcaatttcggtCTTCTCTCTATGTCTTTCTTGGCTatagtgtaacagcccgctagaaattcaattgtaaaatttctattaagtttagaaacctcgtgaaaacctcataagttttcacgaatccattaatcgtataggtttttgtctaactacatagttagtgttattatttactatggtatcagaagtgtgttttttattattggagatagttagaagtgtcaaaatgtattatggtttgtgccattagactcggagggttatttaaagtcttatggcgcaataacattttttcatattttcggacaaaacgtctgttcaaaactgtagatattattggataaaaagaaatatcttgaggtaattttcatgaatattattggataaaaatattttgagttgatttttatagatattattagataaaaatattttaagttgatttttttgtaaatactattggatagaatattatgagataatcttttatagatattttgggtaggagaaaactacactcaactctcaactccagcctcatctcttccatatctcatccataagtatctccagctacctctccccacgaaattatcttcatttacactttccattgaaagaatatcaaacactctctctcagacagcttttaggaggtcttttgcacacccatttcgaagcttttgtaagtgttttatcataaaatatccttcatataagttgttccttttttagtttagtttacatggatatcctATTTGCCCTATTTGAAGataatttggtcagtcaaatattgtgtaaactatagaaaggtcattctgggagataaacaggagaatatgttatagtttggagtttttgaccaagttaatggatagatattggttcgaaatttttatggagtattgttaacatgtatatgtgactattggttgaggatttttgcatgattaaaggttttgatgaaagactttcttagatttagaaacttagaaactggaagaagaaaaacagtttctgttttgagaaagtttaactctttggtggtctaaacctattctaatgactttaataattttatttgaggatcttaagtatcttatatacatgttatattattattttgaagatattttatgtcagtttcaaagatatgaaattttatgcaaagagatattcaaataagccaaagtgtggatattcttggctaaatttatgttttggttaatttctaaccatgtgatcttgaattagaagcttatatatgttttaggacatctttttaaaccatgtgatggtttggtttgaagatcatatatttataagtcatagatcaagagatttatcaaaattagttgaggaaaaagtttctgtttttggactaagtgtaaaaacaaaaatccaaatgttattttgtgattttggtgactttagtttgatgatttaaagcatggttgatgttaggatgatattatgaatatgttagaagtaagatttgatttttgaaattcttggagatgttttgatttaaggtcaaaacttgtgattcaagtgcttggatctttttacaaaacagTTTGATgttaattattagatttttctaaatggatgttttaagtatggttttgaacttaagattggaagatgtttgttgcaaaattttggtttaagcatgagttttgaagttggaaggaattgcaacaaaaatcaagggaaatggcttatggatgtttcggccatagtgtgttcttcatagttgtgttttgttttaaatttttctgaattgatatttaagtttaggacaaaatttacatgaggaatgtaaatattggaaacttttggagttagtatgcaaaatccttaagttatgggtaaaacggttattttcccacatgtagagagtaaaatgaaaattttactctttaagttagtattttccatatttcaaattattagtgatttagttctaatttttagaatcactaattacagttcctcgtggtcgcacttgaagttttataagaaatgcgaagatcgaggtaagttagcttttaacttactagca
This sequence is a window from Carya illinoinensis cultivar Pawnee chromosome 9, C.illinoinensisPawnee_v1, whole genome shotgun sequence. Protein-coding genes within it:
- the LOC122275749 gene encoding uncharacterized protein LOC122275749 isoform X2, translated to MAYRRRHGISRASTFKEEFHHPPDDDHNLPDSSSSSLAAQAIRASAAHRESSLSSAYADSAHHPYPSKSFPAYGDASTKSESKSGFWGVLARKAKAILEDDIMSQQDNVPDRMRAPGYNTSTGGQQSNPAPENFRKMDNPKLRKGLDAITSSLNHIGDTFEKAFEEGRMIVENKTADIIQETRKLQIKRRGDNSEAPNQAPDVNSPWLMQTTQLQIQTKHETQLKASRDVAMATAAKAKLLLRELKTIKADFAFAKERCAQLEEENKLLRENREKGDNRADDDLIRLQLETLLAEKARLAHENSIYARENRFLREIVEYHQLTMQDVVYIDEGIEEVTEVYPGVSKMLSISPPSPTSPPSPSEVPPSVSPPVMKESFPVPMPPQENKDVLGSKEKEEQ
- the LOC122275749 gene encoding uncharacterized protein LOC122275749 isoform X1; this translates as MAYRRRHGISRASTFKEEFHHPPDDDHNLPDSSSSSLAAQAIRASAAHRESSLSSAYADSAHHPYPSKSFPAYGDASTKSESKSGFWGVLARKAKAILEDDIMSQQDNVPDRMRAPGYNTSTGGQQSNPAPENFRKMDNPKLRKGLDAITSSLNHIGDTFEKAFEEGRMIVENKTADIIQETRKLQIKRRGDNSEAPNQAPDVNSPWLMQTTQLQIQTKHETQLKASRDVAMATAAKAKLLLRELKTIKADFAFAKERCAQLEEENKLLRENREKGDNRADDDLIRLQLETLLAEKARLAHENSIYARENRFLREIVEYHQLTMQDVVYIDEGIEEVTEVYPGVSKMLSISPPSPTSPPSPSEVPPSVSPPVMKESFPVPMPPQENKDVLGSKVPQSLSTSVSEEDDTKRPSESSS